From candidate division WOR-3 bacterium, a single genomic window includes:
- a CDS encoding metallophosphoesterase — translation MKKMQAFLIFSMLLSWVMGINPPAVNSNSFSFVVLGDRTGSVDQPVFEQILAQIKALSPDFIFNIGDLIEGYTSAVDSINQEWNFVLTKLGELKEKFFFTPGNHDIWDSLSKAIYLKLTGYPNTYYNFSIGKNHFIILDNSLQERGDKFDTTQLNWLTKALAAIKKSDKIFCFMHKSFWKEAYLNNTPDTLHKLFVKYGVDYVFSGHDHYYCQLNWDGITYIQVGPSGSRYKIYKKEEYGAFQNFVYVLVKSNDVEIKVIKPDGQKLSCDIVTLDDIKTLERIENTVTITPISLDDFDIEYSTGTTAVSKEIEVVIDNITKFPLNSFGRWYVQRPNWNILPQETTVFIPAQSSMSYRYRWQLVNESLYPLPHFQINYPYGQLGNKTYKVTKLLPLQRNTQCVFTAEKIKVDGVLTEKIWQKLRPIRIFGASDGDVSKTDPWQVYFAYDQDYIYIAAKLTDWEPDRIVSIINRRDDKVYNDDHVNIILKPTPAEQDTYYQFFVNASGIVMDRKCYLVGKDSKKELNWNSNIVAKTHRINSKGFKGWTLEAKIPLKDLTAQTPTIWGFNLARFQKRKEQVSIYSVPFEHNPKTFATLYFIPK, via the coding sequence ATGAAAAAAATGCAAGCATTTTTAATTTTCAGTATGCTTTTGAGTTGGGTAATGGGCATAAATCCACCCGCGGTTAACTCCAATTCATTTAGTTTTGTGGTACTGGGAGATCGCACCGGTAGCGTTGATCAACCGGTGTTTGAACAAATTCTTGCACAAATTAAGGCCCTCAGTCCTGACTTTATTTTTAATATTGGCGATCTAATTGAAGGCTATACTTCAGCGGTAGACTCAATAAACCAAGAATGGAATTTTGTGTTAACTAAGCTTGGGGAATTAAAAGAAAAGTTCTTTTTTACACCCGGAAATCATGACATATGGGATTCTTTGAGTAAGGCAATTTATTTAAAACTAACTGGGTATCCGAATACATATTATAATTTCTCCATAGGTAAAAACCATTTCATTATACTTGATAATAGCTTACAAGAACGAGGCGACAAATTTGATACAACACAATTAAACTGGCTTACCAAGGCTCTTGCGGCTATTAAAAAAAGTGATAAAATATTCTGTTTTATGCACAAATCTTTCTGGAAAGAGGCTTATCTTAACAATACCCCCGATACCCTTCATAAATTGTTTGTAAAATATGGGGTTGACTATGTATTTTCCGGCCATGACCATTACTATTGCCAACTCAATTGGGACGGAATCACCTATATTCAGGTAGGGCCTTCCGGAAGTCGTTATAAAATATATAAAAAAGAAGAATATGGCGCATTCCAAAATTTCGTGTATGTTTTAGTAAAAAGTAACGATGTGGAAATTAAAGTGATAAAACCCGATGGCCAGAAGCTAAGTTGTGACATTGTAACTCTAGATGACATTAAGACATTAGAAAGAATTGAAAATACGGTTACAATTACTCCAATAAGCCTTGATGACTTCGATATTGAGTATAGCACTGGGACCACAGCCGTGTCTAAAGAAATCGAGGTCGTAATTGATAATATAACTAAATTTCCGTTAAATTCCTTTGGCCGGTGGTACGTGCAACGACCAAATTGGAATATACTGCCCCAAGAAACAACAGTGTTTATTCCGGCCCAAAGTAGCATGAGCTACAGATACCGATGGCAATTAGTAAATGAAAGTCTCTATCCTTTGCCACACTTTCAGATTAATTACCCTTACGGTCAGCTGGGCAATAAAACATATAAAGTAACAAAACTGTTACCCCTACAGCGCAATACTCAGTGTGTATTTACTGCAGAGAAGATAAAAGTTGATGGGGTGCTTACGGAAAAAATTTGGCAAAAACTCAGACCAATCCGAATATTTGGAGCAAGCGACGGCGATGTTTCGAAAACTGACCCGTGGCAAGTTTATTTTGCTTATGATCAAGATTATATCTATATTGCGGCCAAATTAACTGATTGGGAACCGGATAGAATTGTTTCGATAATCAATAGACGTGATGATAAAGTTTATAATGACGACCACGTAAATATTATCCTCAAGCCCACACCAGCCGAACAAGATACTTATTACCAGTTCTTTGTCAATGCCTCTGGGATAGTAATGGATCGAAAGTGTTATCTTGTTGGTAAAGATTCCAAAAAAGAACTTAACTGGAATAGCAACATTGTCGCCAAAACCCACCGGATAAACTCCAAGGGCTTCAAGGGCTGGACATTGGAAGCCAAAATCCCGCTAAAAGATCTTACAGCTCAAACACCTACCATCTGGGGTTTTAATCTGGCGCGCTTTCAAAAGCGTAAAGAACAAGTCAGTATCTATTCAGTGCCATTCGAACATAACCCTAAAACATTTGCCACTCTTTATTTTATACCAAAATAG